From the genome of Fragaria vesca subsp. vesca unplaced genomic scaffold, FraVesHawaii_1.0 scf0512956, whole genome shotgun sequence, one region includes:
- the LOC101312591 gene encoding RING-H2 finger protein ATL79-like, translating to MRILLEVAVAAAAASEYGGIVKHFSPPPLSTASPPPIPPPCVTHACRWWPYSGSKQFEANAAMVLIILLSALICALGLNSVIRCFLRSTHLVDDEEHNRRRNNPDHELARMQLKTNAAAAPCYDGGPTLVYSPEMKAELAGAAAECAICLSEFVDGEGIRVLERCKHGFHSHCIQAWLSSHSSCPTCRRTCLPPSPPHPPQQSTEVDQPPLPESTGP from the coding sequence ATGAGAATACTACTAGAGGtggcagtagcagcagcagcagcatctGAGTACGGCGGCATAGTCAAACACTTCTCTCCACCGCCACTCTCAACAGCCTCGCCGCCACCAATACCGCCACCATGCGTTACTCACGCTTGCCGCTGGTGGCCCTACTCCGGTTCTAAACAGTTCGAGGCCAACGCTGCCATGGTGctcatcatcctcctctcCGCTCTCATCTGCGCCCTCGGCCTCAACTCCGTCATCCGCTGCTTCCTCCGCAGCACTCACCTCGTCGACGACGAGGAGCACAACCGCCGCCGCAACAACCCTGATCATGAGTTGGCTCGCATGCAGCTAAAGACCAATGCGGCCGCGGCTCCCTGCTATGACGGGGGGCCCACGCTGGTGTACTCGCCGGAGATGAAGGCGGAGCTGGCGGGAGCCGCGGCGGAGTGCGCCATTTGCTTGTCGGAGTTTGTTGATGGGGAGGGGATAAGGGTGTTGGAGAGGTGTAAGCATGGGTTCCACTCCCACTGTATTCAAGCCTGGCTGTCTTCTCACTCTTCTTGTCCCACGTGCCGTCGCACGTGCctccctccttctcctcctcatccGCCGCAGCAGTCCACCGAGGTGGACCAACCGCCCTTGCCGGAGAGTACTGGTCCGTGA